Part of the candidate division WOR-3 bacterium genome, CGTAGTCGGCTGTCGAGGCGTAGACGTAACCGTATGTAGGACTGTTGTATGTGAAAGATTCCTGGGTGCCTATTCCTATTGTGTAGATTTTTATTCCGAGCGCTTTAGCCGCTTCGGAAGCGGTCACAGGGTCGATGTAACCGGCATTGTTCGCGCCGTCTGTGATAAGAATGATAACTTTGCTCGGGCATTCAGAATCCCTGAGGCCGTTTGCGGCGAGAGCTAATCCCATGCCTATTGCTGTGCCGTCGGTTATCATTCCTGGCGTAAGTTCTTTTATGCTGTTTACGAGGAAAGAGTGATTTAACGTCGGAGGCACCAAAAGATAAGCGTCGTAGGCAAAAATGGCAATGCCTATACGGTCGTTTTCGCGTGAATCTATGAAATCGGTGGCAATTTTTTTTGCCGCTTCAAACCTTGTCGGCGAAAAATCAGGTGCTTCCATGCTGGTGGAGAGGTCGAGAGCAAGTACGATATCTATTCCGATTTTTTCCCTGTTCAAAATAATCGGTTTCCCGAGGGGTTCGGCAGCCCCGAGTATCGCGGCTATGGAACTGGCGACATAAAACCACAAAAGAGTATTCTTGACAAAAATTCTGAAATTTGTCCTTCCGCTGAAATACGAAGACGCGGAAAAAACGATTGACGGTTTACGGGAAAATTGAAGAAACAAACCTAACGCAATCACGGCGGGAATAAAAACGAGCAACCAGGGATGCGAGAATCTAATCATAGCTCTATTCCTCTTTTGAAATTTTGCGAAGATTTGCTTTTTCCATAAACGAGCAGCCCAGGATGCGAGAATCTAATCAT contains:
- a CDS encoding VWA domain-containing protein; translated protein: MIRFSHPWLLVFIPAVIALGLFLQFSRKPSIVFSASSYFSGRTNFRIFVKNTLLWFYVASSIAAILGAAEPLGKPIILNREKIGIDIVLALDLSTSMEAPDFSPTRFEAAKKIATDFIDSRENDRIGIAIFAYDAYLLVPPTLNHSFLVNSIKELTPGMITDGTAIGMGLALAANGLRDSECPSKVIILITDGANNAGYIDPVTASEAAKALGIKIYTIGIGTQESFTYNSPTYGYVYASTADYDLLDKIASSENTAFRATDRNALKKAFSMIDRLEKTTETGDMLALSPSKAHFWVIASIVLIAIPFLLDRTFFRSIP